The following nucleotide sequence is from Megalops cyprinoides isolate fMegCyp1 chromosome 6, fMegCyp1.pri, whole genome shotgun sequence.
CAGGCCATGGaatttttttgcaatgaaatattgtttgcTTCGCTTCCGTAACAACCCCTAACTGGATGGGATATGAATAAGCACGTGAACGGATAAGACAGCTTTAATTTTGTCACGTGGCGCTATGAAAACTGGAACGTTAGCCAATAGACACGCGCGAAGTCCGGAAGTAGCTGGTGATAGGACAGTTTGAAAGCGAAAGAATTTCAAACCATAACTAAACGGTGGTGAGCGGAGGGAGTTGTGCTGGGTGTCTTCGCGGATAGCGTTTGTAGTGAGTTTGAGCACGATAAAGGAATCTGTATTTGAACAGGCCAGGAGTTTTAAGGTAAGGTTTTAACCCTATTTTGTGTTTGAGTTATAATGTTGCTTTGACAAGACTGGCAGATTACCCCGGCCACAACTTTGTGTAACTTTAGTGTGGCTCGCTAGTGTTGTTGTCTAGACTTATTCCAACTCGCCTGCTAAACTATACGAGAAATAACAAGTGTGGTTCACTTGAAAATACTTATTTAAGAGTTGATATTGGCTAGGTTTGTCGAGATGGCAAGTTATGCGGCTGGATATAAAATAGCTGGTTATTCTAGCTAGAACAAATACTTTTTCCCTTGATATGAATGGGTTTGGCTTTCTACCTAGCGTCCGGTTGTTGCTAATTTTATTTAAGTTAAAAAATGAGTCGGCTAACGTTATATCTTACaattacagtgcatttgtgtgtagtGAGCCAACAAATTCCCTGGTTAaattgttgctcatttaaacaaCGCTGTTGACTAAATTACAAAGTTATCTTGTATTAGCAACCTTCCAAATTACGGGTTGGCGATGCATACTCCATGCAAGCTTACACGCTTGCTGAGTTGGGCATCGTTTCGTAATGTATTAACAAATGGCTGAATGAATTAGATGAGTGATTGTGACGAGCCAGCGTTAATCTTGATTTGTCTGTAGGAGGATAGACAGGCTTCGGAGATGGACTTGCATCAAGAAAACGCGGCCTCTTACGAGTTTGATGCACCATCACATGTCGTAGATTTCGCCTCTTTGGATGTCGAGGACAATGCAGATCGTTGGTTTGGTATGTTACTTCCATTTCCAGTTTTTGCCTTTAGCCCGTGACCCCTGTccaattttatgcatttttaaatgcatgatgGCTCTTGCAGAAGAGGCTAACAAATCTTTAGTATGGTCTGACTTTATTACCGAAATTGCTTATTACCTCACTGGTTTTATCCATAGATCGCATGTCAGACCCTGCAGCTTGCCAGCTCATAACCCCACTGAAGACGGACAAACCTTGGAGCAGCCCAGCAAATACGGACATTCCCAGGGCAGTGGTGTCTCCCAGGCCAAGAGCTGACAATGCTACCAAAGGTAAGCATTTTCAGAATGAGTTTAATGATCACGTTCTACCAATTACTCACTTGTTTGAACCAGTGCTTGTTTTTCCATTGAACAGTCTTTCATTTGTCCAAGACAGTGGTTGACAGTACAGTGTAACCACTCATTGTGGATCTTCAGGTCTCACTTTCCCATTCTTGGTTGCTGAGATAAGACCTCCCATTAAGGAATGTCTTGAGTTGGTGTTTGTCTGGGTgcaaattaacattaattttaaatgtgcGTTGGCAGTTTCAGATGAAGATAATCCAAACTCTGCAGTGCCCTCAAATGTTGTGACGTCATGGGGTAATGGCcatccctccacctctctccagGCCCAGAGAAAGGCTCCATCCCGACAGCCGCGCAGGTCTGGGGGTGTTACTagcatttttttgggggggggggggggggggggtttcttcAGGCCTTTGCTCTAGAACATCATTTTCACACTAGAGGTTATCTGTGGAGTAGATCTAAACAAACCCATGATACACAGTGCTCTGAGAAGTTCAATAGAGAGCTGTAAATGTTTAATCACACAGCCCAGTTCCTGAATGTCATGTTGAGCTTTTGTCACAACGGGATGCTTAACAAACCAAGAAATGTTATCTGAGTTTCCAGGTTTACTCTTCAGATGAGTAATGAGTAGCATCTCTTTCTCTGGCCTCAGGGTGTCAAAGCGCAAGGAAGCAGTCAGacaagaggaaaataaaagggTTGTTGATACGCCTCCCCCGCAAAAGAAACCCAGGAGGTGAGTTACTCAAATTTGCTAACTTATCTGGACCTGGCCGAGTGTGCACAGCAGTTTCTGGCATCCACAGATTTGCAAATCAACAGGGGTGATACTGcagtcatttgtttgttttttgcactgATTGCAGAAATGTTAAAGCATTTGCTGTTCCTGACCTAAAGCGACGGAGGTAAATCTGAGCGATAACCGGAAGTTTATCCATTTCACTGTGGTGCTCTGTATTGCTGTATCACTAAGAGGATGGGTTGCATGTATATTTGGAGGGGAGCACTGTTCCATTTTAACCAGTGAAATGAAGGGGCAATACGTGAGTTAATTACAGGGGAACCATGATTTTGATTAGCTTGTGTAGTCTGTTTGGAGCAAACATCTATCACTGATACAGTTACCATGttcacatgtgcatgtgtaaaactTAACTTgtcttattttcaaaatggcttgACCATAGTGAAAATAATTACCTGGGCCATTTGTATATACATGATTTGATCAGTATTTGAATGCCTAATGTAAAACTGTTCTTTGTCAGTGTCCACCAAAATGCACAGTGTAAAAATGGATACATTTTCCTGCTTGTGAGAGAGTGAATACAGGTCTTTGCAATGATTCTTCATATACATAGAACTAGAGTACTTTACAGTGCCTGGTAGAAGCAgatgtttgaaatgcatgtcaGTTTGGATGGCGATTCCATATTCTGGGTAGCCTGTTCAGCCAGTCAGTTCTGGGTCTGTGGACAACATGTTGGCTCAGGCACTTCACCAGTGGCACTTCCACTAAAAATTCTTCTGGGTTTTCTGTTCTTACAGGAGCTCAGTATCCCGACCCCTGCGCCGCAGCGTGTCCGCGAGTGGCAGCCAGCGAGGAGTTCGTAATGCCGCACCCGCTGCCCGGTCAGCAGTGGCCACCACTGCCGTCAAGTCAGTTTTTCTACAAAGTCTGAAATAACATGCTCTGTAACATGGCAATCTTATCCATTTAAATGTTGCATTCTTTTGGTAACATTGATTTTCTTTGgtctttgctttgaaatgcCTTTGTTTGCAGAGTTAATTCTGGATTATGCTGAGATGGGTAACCATCTCTGTAAACTAACATTCTGTTTTTGCAGCCACATCAGAGAAAATTAATTCAACACACAACTCAGTTTACAAAGCTTTGAGGGCTTTCTTTGCTTGTGTCCTGGCTTatcattctgtgtgtgtctagGAGAAGTGCGTCTCTGAAGCAGAAGAGCTCAGAGCAGCTGGAGATTGAGCACATGCAGGCACTGCAGAAGGAGGTGGCTGAGCAGCGGAAGAAGAACGAGGCCTCCTTCAAGGCAGCTGTAGCAGGCAGTCAGTATTACAGCTTCTTAAAGGGCCTGAGCAGTTGAATTTGAAAGTATTGTTCCATCCTCTGTGAAACAACACTAAGAACTTTAAACACTGTGCTATTCCCAGGTCAGCCGGTTAGGAAGCCTGCCCTGTCTACCACAGTCCCTGTGGAGTTCCGCTTCCGCACAGACGCGAGACTGAAGGCTCAGACTGAAGCCCCCGCAGATGGTGCCTACAAAGAGGTGGACTTCACTACTCAGCTGCGCAAACACCCGTCCTCCCCTGTACGTGTCTGCTGCCGTCCTGCCTTGTTCTCACAGCTGTACACAAGCATCTGTCAAAAGTGTACAGGCATTGGCTGCTCTGGAAAGCCTTGTCTTAATGACCGTGACTGCTCAAATATGGCGTTGAATGTCAGTCTTACGCTTCCAGGCGAAGGCTCTGAGAGGCACAACTGTCCCCAAGCCCTTCAATCTGTCCGGCGGCACCAAACGCAAGCATGAGGAGACGGAGGCATATGTTCCCATGGCCCAGGCGATTGAGAGCTTCCAGCGGCGTACACCAGCTCGCTACCACCTGCGTAGCcggcagagggaggagagaggtaCAGGCGGGGTCATTAGCACAGTGAACACCGACATCTCTTCTAATTTATCTATTTTCATGTTGAATTTTACATCTAGCTGGAGAAAGGTCTTTTGGGGCTTGGCAACTTTAGTTTTTCTTAAATTTTGTCCATGTTTATTTTGaactttaaaaactgaaatttgaacATGCAAAAATCTGCACCTGTGTGCTTCTGAAGTATCAGAAATCTCATGACAACGAGATATCCTGTGGTAACCATTGGCCAATAATTACATGGATTCCAAAACTGAAGTTGTTTCAGGGGCGAGGTTGGGTAGGACGTCCAGGATTCTGGTCCCATCGTTCTCAGGCACACTGCAATTGGGCACCTGTGATTCCCTCAAATAATATTGCCTTTCCTCCAATGAGTAGTTGAGCTGTGTAGTGTGAAATGGTTGTTGGTTCTGTGGACGTATCTCAAAGTATTGCATTTGTCTTTGCAAATGTCGGGGTTGCTGAAGTGAGACGAGACCGATATGCAATTGGCAATTGGAAACTGTTGTGAAACACTTCAATGTGGTGTTGCCCCTTCAGGTCCATCCCCAATGAAGATGGACAAGCTGAAAATCACCCACCCCCAGACCCCTCAGCTGATGACAAGGCAGAGGAGTCGCCCGATGACAGCGAAGAGTAGCGCTGAGATTGAGGCGGAAGAGGTGGAGAAGCTTCGCCAGTACgtgttctgtcattttttgcagtgttggATCACCGTGCTGTGCAGACCTCGTACATATTTTTTAGTCTCGGATCTTTACGGCACATGAATTAACAATTGGCAAGAGGATTAGGATGTACCTAGGGCTGGCCGATTAATCGGCTTATTTTCAATTACGATTTTGTCTTCCAACGATTATGAAAAGATAGTCGAGAGAAAAcaattgtttgtattttatttacttttttactttttgtttttcagttgaattataatccagaaaatccactgttaaccctttcgcacgtaacttatgctatgtagcgcacgcgttacgttacatggtatgttttcattagcattattaaacTTCATGTTTTTCCGTTagcatttcatatattttttaatgttaaatcactgtttcctcaaagctaaaattagccaAAAAATttcaatctagtgttctaatcgtgccggttttagcatatgcgctagacggcaaatcacaccggtgtgaccgtacatgcaaaagggttaaatcGACACGTTTTTTACAGTTCAATGAATGCATGATATTTTGAAAGTCAACGAATAATCGTGTTAAATAACTGATCTCagtattgaccaaaataatcatGAATATGATTACtataatcgagcagccctagaGGAACCTGCATCAGTCTTCTGTTTCTCCTCCGCATTGCTCTATAAAAACATTCGTTGTCAATGGGTGAGAATATCACAAACACTTCCTGTCTTCAGGTTCAAGTTCAAAGCTCTTGAGCTGAACAGGAAGATCCTGGAGGAGGCTCTGGTGCCAAAGAAGCCAACGCCAAAGGAGGTGACCCAGCCAGAGGGCTTTCATTTGGAGGTGGAGCGCCGGGTGCAGGAGCGGAAAGCCAGCAAGAAGCCAGAGGAGCCTGAGGACCATACCTTCCACTCACGACCTGTGCCTGTCCGCATCCTGGAAGACGTGGTGGTGGGTATCCGTGGTGGTAATGGTACTGCGCTGCACTTTGGCTACCAACTTACAGATGTCCATACTAATAATCAGGCTTCAATGTGAaggtttttttctcatttgcccAGTTGGACAAGTTGCCTAGAAATCTACTTGGCTGAATATGGCAAAGTTAAACTGTAATATGAAGCATGTAACAATGATTCATTATAGGTTTCACCTTTCATtatgtgtttcattatttattctaACAAACCAGCAATCCATCGTATCTAATTGGGGGAAACATTAACGTTGACCCTGCATATTGTAGAAAATTCTCTGGATGCTGTTTAGACTTAATGGGCAAATGACAGCTTGGACATAAATAATTTGAAACCCTACATGGATACCATTTCTTATTGTTAGGCCCTAGCTTCACCCCTAGAAAGACTTGGTCTGTGCTGTATGGGCAGTTATACTGTGCTTGGCCTGTTTTTGGGCCTGTGTTCACTGATTGTCCTGTTCTTCAGGGTGTCCCAGAGAAAAAGGTACAGAATCCCACAGTCCCAGAGTCCCCAGCCTTTGCTCTGAAGAACCGCGTACGAGTTGAGCGCAAGGTTGAAGAGGTCTGTCTGAACAACCTCCCCAAAGAGGACTTCATGTTCAATAAAATGTGTCCCATTTGTGGGAGGAGCCGCTCTAACTCTTTTtctctaacttttttttttttttaacgttcCTGTGATTCAGACAAAGCCATCCGCGCCGGTCAAAGTGATTCCCATGCCCCACTTTGGCCTCCCCTTCCAGCCCAAGCTTCCAGAGAAGACCCAAGTGGAGGTGTGTCCCTTCTCCTTTGAAGCTCGAGAGCGAGAGAAGCAGGCACTCAAGGAGAAGAGGCTGGAGCACATGCGTCATGAAGAGGTATTTCCCTGAGCTGGCAGTGGGGAATATGATTTTGGGAACCGTGCATGCTGCTCTTGCGCTTGGCAAAAATTTGACATTACATGATGCTTATGGATTGTATTTGATATTAaacagtagcatattttgaGGGAGTTTGCAGGCATAAATTCATATGACTGATTAGGATGGGTTTAAAGTCATTAAGAGTGCGGTTGGCAAACACAGCATACTCATGGCCCTCAATTTCCTCCTTGCAGGTGCCCAAGTTCAAGGCCCAGCCGCTTCCAGACTTCAGTGAGGTACATCTTCCTGCCAAGAAGGTGGCAGAACCCACTAAGGTGGAGCCCTTCAAGCTTATTATCGATGAGCGTGGCACCACTAAGAGCGAGCGCTGGGAACAAATGGTGAGATCATCCTCCAGTCACTAGGGTGCACTGACTTGTCCTGTCTTTGGCAGTTGGGCCTTTTATAAACTTTGGGTTTCTCAGGACAGTGATGTTACTTGCATCGTAGCTACTAAATGTGGCAGTGTAACTAGCAGCATtccattgttttgatttttaccACAAGGACTGGTATCGGTGATCTCCTGGTAAAGCCAAGCCAATCGCAATTCAAGCATGTTTTTAGTCTatagtggggtttttttgtttgtttaaaaaaaaaaaaaagcttttcagaTGTGTATCCTAATGTGAATCATGATGGGTATGAACCAGCTTACTACCTCCAGCCGTACCTGTGATTTTCCAAGCTTCAACCATCTTATCTaacccctctcccctgctcgCAGATGAAGGAGGAACTCAAACAGCAGGCAGAAGCGGCGTCTTTCAAGGCACGGCCCAACACAATCACTCACAAGGAGCCCTTTATCCCAAAGAAGGAGAACCGCTCTGTTTTGGGTAAGCATAAGCAGACAGCTAACCCCCACCTcactctgctgttgctgctgtgattGTATGTGTTGCACTGGTTGGCTGCTTGCTCCCAACTGCACCACTAACTACTGGTTGTGTTGgggcttccctctctctctctctctcgcttttgCCCTGTCTCTCCTGTATTCCACACTGTCATCTTCTGCTCTTTAGAGAACATCTCTAATTCCACAGTTGCAGATGGCTTCCAGCTGTCCACAGAGCGCCGCGCCAAGGAGCGCCTGGAGTTTGACCGTGCAGTGTGTGAAAAGGAGGCGCTACGTGCGCgcatggaagaggaggagaggaggcagcaggaggagca
It contains:
- the tpx2 gene encoding targeting protein for Xklp2 gives rise to the protein MDLHQENAASYEFDAPSHVVDFASLDVEDNADRWFDRMSDPAACQLITPLKTDKPWSSPANTDIPRAVVSPRPRADNATKVSDEDNPNSAVPSNVVTSWGNGHPSTSLQAQRKAPSRQPRRVSKRKEAVRQEENKRVVDTPPPQKKPRRSSVSRPLRRSVSASGSQRGVRNAAPAARSAVATTAVKRSASLKQKSSEQLEIEHMQALQKEVAEQRKKNEASFKAAVAGSQPVRKPALSTTVPVEFRFRTDARLKAQTEAPADGAYKEVDFTTQLRKHPSSPAKALRGTTVPKPFNLSGGTKRKHEETEAYVPMAQAIESFQRRTPARYHLRSRQREERGPSPMKMDKLKITHPQTPQLMTRQRSRPMTAKSSAEIEAEEVEKLRQFKFKALELNRKILEEALVPKKPTPKEVTQPEGFHLEVERRVQERKASKKPEEPEDHTFHSRPVPVRILEDVVGVPEKKVQNPTVPESPAFALKNRVRVERKVEETKPSAPVKVIPMPHFGLPFQPKLPEKTQVEVCPFSFEAREREKQALKEKRLEHMRHEEVPKFKAQPLPDFSEVHLPAKKVAEPTKVEPFKLIIDERGTTKSERWEQMMKEELKQQAEAASFKARPNTITHKEPFIPKKENRSVLVADGFQLSTERRAKERLEFDRAVCEKEALRARMEEEERRQQEEQEKEEIARLRQEQVHKAQPIRRYKAVELKRSEVPLTIPQSPNFSDRFRL